A region of Bacteroidota bacterium DNA encodes the following proteins:
- the rpsK gene encoding 30S ribosomal protein S11, whose translation MAKQQKGGKGRRTQRKKIQVESNGAAYVKATFNNVIITITDSYGNTISWGSSGKQGFKGSRKNTPYAAQVAAGEAAKEAYDLGLRRVDVYIKGPGSGREGAVRALSAAGLEILTIRDVTPIPHNGCRPPKRRRV comes from the coding sequence ATGGCGAAGCAGCAGAAGGGCGGCAAGGGCCGCCGCACGCAACGCAAGAAGATCCAGGTCGAGTCCAACGGCGCGGCCTACGTCAAGGCGACGTTCAACAACGTCATCATCACGATCACCGACTCCTACGGGAATACCATCTCGTGGGGCTCGTCGGGCAAGCAGGGCTTCAAAGGCTCGCGCAAAAACACGCCCTACGCCGCGCAGGTAGCTGCCGGCGAAGCCGCGAAGGAAGCCTACGACCTCGGCCTCCGTCGCGTCGACGTCTACATCAAGGGACCCGGCTCGGGTCGCGAAGGCGCCGTGCGTGCCCTCAGCGCCGCGGGCCTGGAGATCCTTACGATCCGCGACGTCACCCCTATCCCTCACAACGGCTGCCGGCCTCCGAAGCGTCGCCGCGTCTGA
- the rpsM gene encoding 30S ribosomal protein S13: MPRIAGVDVPNNKRAEFALTDIYGIGRSRAIEILERAELDPTSKAEDWTDEETRRVRRLIEDNYVVEGNLRTEIQLNIKRLMDIGCYRGLRHRRGLPVRGQRTKTNARTRKGRKKTVAGKKKAPRK; encoded by the coding sequence ATGCCACGTATCGCAGGAGTCGACGTACCGAACAACAAGCGCGCGGAGTTCGCGCTGACGGACATCTATGGGATCGGGCGCAGCCGCGCCATCGAGATCCTGGAGCGTGCCGAACTCGATCCCACCTCCAAGGCGGAGGACTGGACCGATGAGGAGACACGCCGCGTCCGCCGCCTCATCGAGGACAACTACGTCGTGGAGGGGAACCTCCGCACCGAGATCCAACTCAACATCAAGCGGCTAATGGACATCGGCTGCTACCGCGGTCTGCGCCACCGTCGCGGACTGCCGGTTCGCGGCCAGCGCACGAAGACCAACGCGCGCACCCGCAAGGGCCGCAAGAAGACCGTCGCGGGCAAGAAGAAGGCACCCCGTAAGTAG
- the rpmJ gene encoding 50S ribosomal protein L36, with protein MKVRASVKKRSADDKIVRRKGRIYIINKKNPKHKQRQG; from the coding sequence ATGAAAGTCCGCGCCAGCGTCAAGAAGCGCTCTGCCGACGACAAGATCGTCCGCCGCAAGGGCCGCATCTACATCATCAACAAGAAGAACCCCAAGCACAAGCAGCGCCAGGGGTAA